GTCCAGATTTGTTGATCACAAATACTGCGTCAAATTGGTTGGTGTTCTTTAAGTAAAGTGATTTTGCCATGGTGTACTGTTCACTTTCGGTCCATTCACTCCATCCAGCAGCGTCCAGCTGTAAAAGCAACTGGTCAAGCGCCTTGTAGGCTCGTTTCTTAATGTTGGAATTGCTTTTGTTGATTTGCCATTCATAAGGTTTTTCCTGGTCTTCTTCTGAGCGCATGGTTCGACCATCGTTGCCATGAATCAAATCATTATCCGGTGCATAGGCCAAATAGGCCATACTCAGTACGTAGAGCTGGGCAAACTTCAAGATAGTTTGGTTAGTGGCCAATTCAACTCCAGTCTGCGAGGGATTGTCCCCTTGGTTATAGAAGGCAACAATCCTATCGTATACGCTTTGACCAATAACTTCAATAAGGTCTGGAGTCCACAAATAGATATCCGGTTCCAAATTCTTGTAAGTGAAATCTGCACTCAAAAAACCAAGGGTTGCTTTGATTTCATCCTGTCCGTTATTTCCGTGATTGAAAAGCAGGTCCATTATTGTTGCGTTATTGATGGGGTTCTACTTGATTCCGTGATGTCCTGAAGTCTAAGGGGGTCCAAATGATAAAGTCCTACTTTTATTTTGGAGTTGAATTTGTGTTTTATGCACTCGTTCAAGGGTTTGCAAATGATGAGTTCTGGTATTGGCGTTGACGTTCTTTGATGATTTTGGAGTGCATAATATTGTTCACTTCCGGAATCGCTTTTTCCATCGGCACCAACATTACCCAGGGCTGCGTGCAATCCAAGACCGGCGACTGTTGCAAAATCAGCTTTATCGGAAATGGCTATCTGAGCATCGACGTATTCCTTGATTTTTTGCTCAATCGGCAATATTTTCCATCCTTGTTCAACCGCATTGGCCCCAACCAATTGAACCACATATTCATTGTGCCAAAATTTGCCCACGTTTTCAACTCCGGACAAAAGCGTGGAAAGTTTGCCCAAAATCTGTTCCCTGAGTTCCAGGAGCATTTTTTCCTGATATTGGACTGGAGGTTGGGCCGCCTGACAATTCTCCTTGATTTGTTTTCTTTTTTGGTCCCAATATGCTGCTGGAGACTGAATGTGCCACTTGATG
The sequence above is a segment of the Muricauda sp. SCSIO 64092 genome. Coding sequences within it:
- a CDS encoding DUF6712 family protein, which translates into the protein MDLLFNHGNNGQDEIKATLGFLSADFTYKNLEPDIYLWTPDLIEVIGQSVYDRIVAFYNQGDNPSQTGVELATNQTILKFAQLYVLSMAYLAYAPDNDLIHGNDGRTMRSEEDQEKPYEWQINKSNSNIKKRAYKALDQLLLQLDAAGWSEWTESEQYTMAKSLYLKNTNQFDAVFVINKSGQLYYRLVPFMGDIEYDEVMPILGQEKFLDLRSKSNPTEEEKTLILLVKKAVAYKSLGKALKAFPVEMFPEGMVHTENTRMKSEARAEVMQFMNKEGSDYLIKLEYEFTKQSQTYEDIPLTNGLNEGSKFVDL